Proteins encoded by one window of Brevibacterium atlanticum:
- a CDS encoding alpha/beta hydrolase family protein: MERSAPQPLQIPVRSRLGDGTIAGHLRVPEAAPRGVVTIHPATATPERFYFSFADALVDHGFAVVTYRMRGVGSPAARTNPRLRMSDWITEDVPAVSAWAEERFPGLPQFALGHSLGGHALLLGFGGEQLSGIVTVATHRAATRDIITRTERMRVRAILAVLGPALTRLLGYAPGERLGLGEDIPRAALLEWSHWVSRPDYFFDIPELAAAARMARMRTPVLSVGAADDLWASPGQIDELVDRLLLAPVERRTFTASELGVRQIGHHGLMRRSVGRGAWPEIIDWLARATEVQAADVRAADAQPADVQAADMRATRVVQTPTRPERVRT; this comes from the coding sequence ATGGAGAGATCAGCACCGCAGCCTCTGCAGATTCCGGTGAGAAGCCGCCTCGGCGACGGGACCATCGCCGGTCATCTCCGCGTGCCCGAGGCTGCCCCGCGCGGAGTGGTCACGATCCATCCGGCCACCGCGACACCGGAGCGCTTCTACTTCTCCTTCGCCGATGCCCTCGTCGATCACGGGTTCGCCGTGGTCACCTATCGGATGCGCGGGGTCGGCAGTCCCGCCGCACGGACGAATCCCAGACTGCGCATGAGCGACTGGATCACCGAGGATGTTCCGGCCGTGTCCGCGTGGGCCGAGGAGAGATTTCCCGGGCTGCCGCAGTTCGCCCTCGGGCACAGTCTCGGCGGGCATGCCCTGCTCCTCGGGTTCGGCGGTGAACAGCTCAGCGGCATCGTCACCGTCGCCACGCATCGGGCGGCCACCAGAGACATCATCACCCGCACCGAACGGATGCGCGTCCGCGCCATCCTTGCCGTCCTCGGTCCGGCCCTGACCCGGCTGCTCGGCTATGCGCCGGGTGAGCGACTCGGGCTCGGGGAGGACATTCCGCGAGCGGCTCTGCTCGAATGGTCGCATTGGGTGAGCAGGCCCGACTACTTCTTCGACATTCCCGAACTCGCCGCCGCTGCACGGATGGCACGCATGCGCACACCCGTCCTCTCCGTCGGGGCCGCGGACGATCTGTGGGCCTCGCCCGGGCAGATCGACGAACTCGTCGACCGTCTGCTCCTCGCCCCGGTGGAGCGTCGGACATTCACCGCGTCCGAGCTCGGAGTCAGGCAGATCGGCCATCACGGGCTGATGCGCCGCTCGGTCGGCCGCGGGGCCTGGCCGGAGATCATCGACTGGCTGGCACGGGCCACGGAGGTGCAGGCCGCGGACGTGAGGGCAGCGGACGCACAGCCTGCGGACGTGCAGGCTGCAGATATGCGAGCCACAAGGGTGGTGCAGACACCCACGCGACCCGAGCGGGTCAGAACGTGA
- the purB gene encoding adenylosuccinate lyase, translating into MPTVSLAEITPAIALGPLDGRYRKDTADLVDHLSEAALNRNRIIVEIEWFIHLAQNSVIEGVRRLTPDEVDALRSFADGFDAETIATLAAHEAVTVHDVKAVEYTIKEALVEIGADDLSELVHFCCTSEDINNLSWALGIKGATEQVWLPRAKALIDSIAESAAALAEVPMLAHTHGQPATPTTMGKELAVFIHRLRRQYERIASTDFLGKINGATGTYSAHLAAVPGADWPKVAQTFVEDRLGLTFNSLTTQIESHDWDAELFADIARFNRIAHNLATDMWTYISMNYFKQIPVAGATGSSTMPHKVNPIRFENAEANLELSCALLDSLASTLVTSRMQRDLTDSTSQRNIGVAYGHSVLALNNLVKGLSALAINEDALAADLDANWEVLGEAVQSVMRAAGLQGTPGMENPYETLKELTRGKRINQADLQEFVSGLGLPEERAELLKALTPASYIGVAAQLAEAEVADWQKLSEA; encoded by the coding sequence ATGCCGACTGTTTCCCTTGCCGAAATCACGCCCGCCATCGCTCTCGGACCGCTTGATGGTCGCTACCGCAAAGACACCGCTGACCTCGTCGATCACCTCTCCGAGGCGGCACTCAACCGCAACCGCATCATCGTCGAGATCGAATGGTTCATCCACCTCGCACAGAACTCCGTGATCGAAGGTGTCCGTCGCCTCACTCCCGACGAAGTCGACGCCCTGCGTTCTTTCGCGGACGGCTTCGACGCCGAGACCATCGCCACGCTGGCTGCCCATGAGGCGGTCACCGTCCACGACGTCAAGGCCGTCGAATACACAATCAAAGAAGCCCTAGTGGAGATCGGCGCCGACGATCTCAGCGAGCTCGTGCACTTCTGCTGCACCTCGGAGGACATCAACAATCTGTCCTGGGCCCTCGGCATCAAGGGCGCCACCGAACAGGTGTGGCTGCCGCGGGCAAAGGCGCTCATCGACAGCATCGCCGAATCCGCCGCGGCCCTGGCAGAAGTGCCCATGCTCGCCCACACCCACGGCCAGCCGGCCACCCCGACGACGATGGGCAAGGAACTCGCGGTATTCATCCACCGCCTGCGCCGCCAGTACGAGCGCATCGCCTCCACCGACTTCCTCGGCAAGATCAACGGCGCGACCGGAACCTACTCGGCCCATCTGGCCGCCGTCCCGGGAGCCGATTGGCCGAAGGTCGCCCAGACCTTCGTCGAGGACCGCCTGGGACTGACGTTCAACTCGCTGACGACGCAGATCGAATCGCACGACTGGGATGCCGAGCTCTTCGCCGACATCGCCCGGTTCAACCGCATCGCCCACAACTTGGCCACCGATATGTGGACCTACATCTCGATGAACTACTTCAAGCAGATCCCCGTCGCAGGAGCGACCGGTTCCTCGACGATGCCGCACAAGGTCAACCCGATCCGGTTCGAGAACGCCGAGGCCAACCTCGAACTCTCCTGTGCCCTGCTCGATTCGCTCGCGTCGACCCTGGTGACCTCGCGGATGCAGCGCGATCTCACGGACTCGACCTCGCAGCGCAACATCGGCGTCGCCTACGGACACTCGGTGCTGGCGCTGAACAACCTCGTCAAGGGGCTGAGTGCCCTGGCCATCAACGAGGACGCCCTGGCCGCCGACCTCGATGCGAACTGGGAGGTCCTCGGCGAGGCCGTCCAGTCGGTGATGCGCGCCGCCGGCCTGCAGGGGACTCCGGGAATGGAGAACCCGTACGAAACACTCAAGGAGCTCACCCGCGGCAAGCGGATCAACCAGGCCGACCTGCAGGAGTTCGTCTCCGGGCTCGGGCTTCCCGAGGAGCGGGCGGAGCTGCTCAAGGCGCTGACGCCGGCCAGTTACATCGGCGTGGCTGCGCAGTTGGCCGAGGCCGAGGTCGCCGACTGGCAGAAGCTCAGCGAAGCCTGA
- a CDS encoding amino acid deaminase/aldolase produces the protein MVSSDLRRALDGTGAPTAVIDLGAFDANLDALADRARGLPIRVASKSLRVPAAIERALAHPAYSGVLAYSVPEALALHARGIRDIVIGYPSLDKQALARMFAEVGACDNITVMIDSVTHLDVIDAARDSLADAHAEAAAASVRVCIDVDASFRLAEAWMGDRFHIGSRRSPIRDENSAVALARQVAARPGFDLVGLMFYEGQIAGTADAGRSVRQAIVRRMQKASIAELAKRRAAVIAAVREVADLEFVNGGGTGSFESSAIEGTLSELAAGSGLFSPGLFDGYTHFRHQPAAFFVTPVVRRPAPGWVTVFKGGFIASGVPGTDRLPTIAWPPGLEYSGLEGPGEVQTPLTGPGVDDLRIGDLVWFRHAKAGELAEHFNEFLVVEGAEVVDTWTTYRGEGLVL, from the coding sequence ATGGTTTCGAGTGATCTGCGTCGTGCGTTGGACGGCACGGGCGCACCGACCGCCGTGATCGACCTCGGGGCCTTCGACGCGAACCTCGACGCCTTGGCCGACCGTGCCCGAGGGCTGCCGATCCGGGTGGCCTCGAAGTCCCTGCGGGTACCTGCGGCCATCGAACGCGCGCTGGCGCATCCCGCGTATTCCGGCGTGCTCGCGTACTCCGTGCCCGAGGCTCTGGCCCTCCACGCGCGCGGCATCCGTGACATCGTCATCGGCTATCCGAGCCTCGACAAGCAGGCGCTGGCCAGGATGTTCGCCGAGGTGGGCGCGTGCGACAACATCACCGTGATGATCGACTCCGTGACCCATCTCGATGTCATCGACGCGGCGCGCGATTCCCTCGCAGATGCCCACGCCGAGGCGGCCGCCGCCTCGGTGCGGGTGTGCATCGACGTCGACGCCTCCTTCCGGCTGGCCGAGGCCTGGATGGGCGATCGGTTCCACATCGGCTCCAGGCGCTCGCCGATCCGCGATGAGAACTCCGCGGTCGCCCTGGCCAGGCAGGTCGCGGCTCGGCCCGGCTTCGACCTCGTCGGTCTGATGTTCTACGAAGGGCAGATCGCGGGCACCGCCGACGCCGGTCGCTCGGTCAGGCAGGCCATCGTGCGTCGTATGCAGAAGGCCTCGATCGCTGAGCTCGCGAAGCGCCGGGCCGCGGTCATCGCCGCCGTCCGTGAGGTCGCCGACCTCGAATTCGTCAACGGAGGCGGCACCGGCTCCTTCGAATCCAGCGCGATCGAGGGCACGCTGAGCGAACTCGCTGCCGGGTCCGGACTGTTCTCCCCGGGGCTCTTCGACGGCTACACGCATTTCCGGCACCAACCCGCCGCCTTCTTCGTCACCCCGGTCGTGCGCCGACCCGCGCCCGGCTGGGTGACCGTGTTCAAGGGCGGCTTCATCGCCTCGGGAGTGCCCGGAACCGACCGCCTGCCGACCATCGCCTGGCCGCCGGGGCTCGAATACTCCGGCCTCGAAGGCCCCGGCGAGGTGCAGACGCCGCTGACCGGGCCCGGAGTCGACGATCTGCGCATCGGCGACCTCGTGTGGTTCCGGCATGCGAAGGCCGGGGAGCTGGCAGAACATTTCAACGAATTCCTCGTCGTCGAGGGCGCGGAAGTGGTCGACACGTGGACGACATATAGGGGAGAAGGACTGGTGCTGTGA
- a CDS encoding transcriptional regulator, with protein MKRTNRAVLTAAAVLSCTLAFSGCSLIDQVVPDQDGTSGEQGGADGQQPSGEDEASQNSNGDEAASDAGSSSSDAGTESADDGTTASDTGTSGSDGGTTGGGTSDSGSSSSDSGQSSGSQGEASIGKSFEDPEMEDKIEVLSAVRNFDSARKATSIELGGEVVLLEVKITPGQKYSGLIQSGAFKISDDGGAEYRYDQTDGLKEEMRAAGYDPFEDVSRRDGGTHQGWIAYVPDEKKDTYTIRYERGAGKVMGTDEKVPAFTTTFDIPSS; from the coding sequence ATGAAACGCACGAATCGCGCCGTTCTCACCGCAGCCGCCGTGCTCAGCTGCACCCTCGCCTTCTCCGGCTGCTCGCTCATCGACCAGGTGGTGCCGGACCAGGACGGAACCTCCGGGGAGCAGGGCGGAGCCGATGGTCAGCAGCCGAGCGGTGAGGACGAGGCCTCGCAGAACTCGAATGGCGACGAGGCAGCCTCCGACGCGGGATCCTCCTCATCGGATGCGGGCACTGAGAGCGCCGATGACGGTACAACCGCTTCTGACACCGGGACGAGCGGCTCGGACGGCGGAACCACAGGCGGCGGGACTTCAGACAGTGGATCCTCGAGCTCGGACTCGGGGCAGTCGTCGGGCAGTCAGGGGGAGGCCAGCATCGGGAAGAGCTTCGAAGATCCCGAGATGGAGGACAAGATCGAGGTGCTCTCGGCCGTGCGGAACTTCGACTCGGCCAGGAAGGCGACGTCCATCGAACTCGGCGGTGAAGTCGTCCTCCTCGAAGTCAAGATCACCCCAGGTCAGAAGTACAGCGGACTCATCCAGTCGGGAGCGTTCAAGATCTCCGACGACGGTGGTGCCGAATACCGGTACGACCAGACGGACGGCCTCAAGGAGGAGATGAGAGCCGCCGGTTACGATCCCTTCGAGGACGTGTCGCGCCGCGACGGTGGAACCCATCAGGGCTGGATTGCGTACGTCCCCGATGAGAAGAAGGACACCTACACGATCCGTTACGAACGCGGAGCCGGCAAGGTGATGGGAACCGACGAGAAGGTCCCGGCGTTCACAACGACCTTCGACATTCCCTCCAGCTGA
- a CDS encoding D-arabinono-1,4-lactone oxidase, giving the protein MSTVKTGSTRQAFRNWSGHVHAHPHTYCRPTSAEELSAIVSRASADGDRLRVVGAGHSFTPVAAGDDVMVNLDELSGIVAVDEASGRVRFHAGTRLRDIPGLLAPFGLALANQGDVNPQSLAGAVSTSTHGTGLGFTGFAGTITGLSLMGPDGSVRDLSAETEPEVFDLARVSLGVLGVLTEVELQCVPAFDLIAEEKVAGLAELLDGLEERMRSADHFEFYWFPHTDSALTKTNTRVDPGQAGPGHLAEAGVRNRWLNLLDKEVVENGALRLAVELGAKLPGAVPSINRIAQSVVSDRIYRAPGHDVFVTPRRVRFNEMEYALPFAAGSQAIREIRAAIEAKGWTISFPLEVRCAAADDVPLSTASGRETMYIAVHRFNKEDFAEYFRVVERIALAHGGRPHWGKIHTLGAERLRGLYPRFDDFCALRARLDSEAMFGNRFTDSLFGLTVR; this is encoded by the coding sequence GTGAGCACAGTGAAGACGGGGAGCACCCGGCAGGCGTTTCGGAACTGGTCCGGGCACGTTCACGCCCATCCGCACACGTACTGTCGCCCCACCTCGGCGGAGGAGCTGTCCGCAATAGTCTCCCGCGCCTCCGCGGACGGGGATCGTCTTCGGGTCGTCGGTGCCGGCCATTCGTTCACCCCGGTCGCTGCGGGCGACGATGTCATGGTCAACCTCGACGAGCTCAGCGGGATCGTCGCCGTCGACGAGGCCAGCGGGCGTGTGCGCTTCCACGCCGGCACCCGGCTGCGGGACATTCCCGGGCTGCTGGCGCCCTTCGGTCTGGCCCTGGCCAACCAGGGCGACGTCAACCCGCAGTCGCTGGCCGGGGCGGTCTCGACGAGCACGCACGGCACCGGCCTCGGGTTCACCGGTTTCGCCGGCACCATCACCGGACTCTCCCTCATGGGTCCCGACGGCAGTGTGCGCGATCTGTCCGCGGAGACCGAGCCCGAGGTCTTCGATCTCGCCCGGGTCAGCCTCGGTGTGCTCGGTGTGCTCACCGAGGTCGAGCTCCAGTGCGTTCCGGCCTTCGACCTCATCGCCGAGGAGAAGGTGGCCGGTCTCGCCGAACTCCTCGACGGACTCGAGGAGCGGATGCGCTCGGCCGACCATTTCGAGTTCTACTGGTTCCCGCACACCGATTCGGCGCTGACGAAGACGAATACCCGTGTGGATCCGGGGCAGGCCGGACCCGGTCACCTCGCCGAGGCGGGGGTGCGCAACCGATGGCTCAACCTCCTCGACAAGGAGGTCGTGGAGAACGGGGCCCTGCGCCTGGCCGTCGAACTCGGGGCCAAGCTCCCGGGTGCGGTGCCGTCTATCAATCGCATCGCCCAGTCCGTGGTCTCGGACCGGATCTACCGGGCGCCGGGCCATGACGTGTTCGTCACCCCGCGTCGAGTGCGCTTCAACGAAATGGAGTACGCACTGCCCTTCGCCGCCGGCTCGCAGGCGATCCGTGAGATCCGGGCGGCGATCGAAGCCAAGGGGTGGACGATCTCGTTCCCCCTCGAGGTCCGGTGTGCGGCCGCCGACGATGTGCCGCTGTCGACGGCTTCGGGTCGGGAGACGATGTACATCGCCGTCCACCGGTTCAACAAAGAGGACTTCGCGGAGTACTTCCGCGTCGTCGAACGGATCGCGCTCGCTCACGGGGGACGCCCGCACTGGGGCAAGATCCACACCCTCGGTGCGGAGCGACTGCGCGGACTCTACCCGCGCTTCGACGACTTCTGTGCGCTGCGGGCCCGACTGGATTCGGAGGCGATGTTCGGCAACCGGTTCACCGATTCGCTGTTCGGCCTCACGGTGCGCTGA
- a CDS encoding succinic semialdehyde dehydrogenase, whose protein sequence is MRSETTTASRSESAAEATASRPGTGPSASGTARPVSAPYTAALRDFLDTDPYAEASGSGERERGVVPFTGEEVVRFARNTPADVEAAYRTARIAGSAWAAQSVEHRAKVLMRLHDSLRRHEDLLLDIVQFESGKARIHAYDEVLDTYNVLRHYGVMAAKYLRPDRRRGAIPVLTRTEVTHTPLGVIGFITPWNYPLTLGATDLFAALTAGNAVVHKPDSSTTLTAIFMRRLAIAAGLPAELWQLVPGPSSEIGSAIIAGADGVSFTGSTPAGRSIAADTGQRLLPTALELGGKNPMVVLSDADLAKAVEGAVRGSFSSAGQLCISVERIYVHEDLYPEFCTRFAEAAQALTLSADFAYGPGMGSLGGPKQFERVNAHVDQARAAGATVIAGGHPVPEVGPYFYAPTVLTDVPASAELHREETFGPVVSVYPVSSDAEAVAAANDSEYGLAAVVYSRSHGREYARQIEAGMINVNEVYPASWGSIDAPAGGVKASGLGHRHGIDGIHQFMHTHTIAEQRLHPIAPTSVLDQKKFAGLMSGALSVMKSLRMK, encoded by the coding sequence ATGAGATCCGAAACCACCACAGCATCGCGCAGCGAATCCGCCGCCGAAGCGACCGCCTCCCGGCCGGGCACCGGCCCTTCCGCATCCGGCACTGCCCGGCCCGTGTCCGCCCCGTATACCGCAGCGTTGCGGGACTTCCTCGATACCGACCCGTACGCCGAGGCCTCCGGGTCGGGCGAGCGGGAACGCGGTGTCGTGCCGTTCACCGGCGAGGAGGTCGTCCGGTTCGCCCGGAACACCCCCGCCGATGTCGAGGCCGCCTACCGGACCGCCCGCATCGCCGGCTCGGCCTGGGCCGCCCAGTCCGTCGAACATCGGGCGAAGGTGCTCATGCGGCTGCACGACTCACTGCGTCGGCACGAGGACCTGCTGCTCGACATCGTGCAGTTCGAGTCCGGCAAGGCACGCATCCACGCCTACGACGAGGTCCTCGACACCTACAACGTGCTCCGCCACTACGGGGTGATGGCCGCGAAGTACCTCCGTCCCGACCGTCGGCGCGGTGCGATCCCGGTCCTCACCCGCACCGAGGTGACCCACACTCCCCTGGGCGTGATCGGCTTCATCACTCCGTGGAACTACCCCCTGACCTTGGGAGCGACCGACCTGTTCGCGGCGCTGACCGCCGGCAACGCCGTCGTCCACAAACCCGACTCGTCGACGACGCTGACCGCGATCTTCATGCGCAGGCTGGCGATCGCCGCGGGCCTGCCGGCCGAACTGTGGCAGCTCGTGCCCGGCCCCTCCTCCGAGATCGGTTCCGCCATCATCGCCGGCGCCGACGGGGTCTCGTTCACCGGGTCGACGCCCGCTGGCCGGTCGATCGCCGCGGACACGGGGCAGCGTCTGCTGCCGACCGCCCTCGAACTCGGCGGCAAGAATCCCATGGTCGTGCTCTCCGACGCGGATCTGGCGAAAGCCGTCGAAGGGGCGGTGCGCGGGTCGTTCTCCTCAGCCGGTCAGCTGTGCATCTCGGTCGAGCGCATCTACGTCCACGAGGATCTCTATCCGGAGTTCTGCACCCGCTTCGCCGAGGCGGCCCAAGCCCTGACCTTGAGCGCCGACTTCGCGTACGGGCCCGGGATGGGATCGCTGGGCGGACCGAAGCAGTTCGAGAGGGTCAATGCCCATGTCGATCAGGCCCGCGCGGCAGGCGCCACGGTCATTGCCGGCGGGCACCCGGTGCCCGAGGTCGGCCCGTACTTCTACGCCCCGACCGTGCTCACCGATGTTCCTGCTTCCGCCGAGCTCCACCGTGAGGAGACCTTCGGTCCCGTCGTCTCGGTCTACCCGGTGTCCTCCGACGCCGAGGCGGTCGCGGCGGCCAATGACAGCGAATACGGCCTCGCCGCCGTCGTGTACTCCCGCTCCCACGGACGCGAGTACGCCCGGCAGATCGAGGCGGGAATGATCAACGTCAACGAGGTCTACCCGGCCAGCTGGGGATCCATCGACGCCCCGGCCGGCGGAGTCAAGGCTTCGGGACTGG
- a CDS encoding MFS transporter, whose translation MSEFDQHTPSDPTSSGPASERQPRSESGRRRSMFVAAFGTVVEWYDFSIFFYVATTLTAEFFGDQTDSLLLTLGVGAAGFLFRPLGAMVFGHLGDRIGRRSTLIISAVLMAISMLGIAVIPNYETIGIWAGVLMVTLRCLSGFSVGAEYTGIMVFLMESAGPGKRGLAASWAAANSEVGALLAVGSGALLANTLSTEAMDSWGWRLLFVLGAVLAILMVPLRSMMEETETFKRLQQAEKEKKDTALERSPLITAILEQPRAILVAFLISSIGSVSYFLNITYVPTYIEEVAKVPNSGSLALGTVAAVVAIVVTPFFGLASDRFGRKPALAVLMAVFVFTIIPAYALLGGSSSGGAVFGVAFLAIPAAGWSAVAAAMVPEQFTGTSRFSGMAIGYNVATVLFGGLSPLIATALMSSTGINLAPAIYATVVIVVAGVPTLFLARSMGKKTLAEVDADRHLVPA comes from the coding sequence ATGTCAGAGTTCGATCAGCACACCCCTTCGGATCCCACTTCTTCGGGCCCCGCCTCCGAACGGCAGCCCAGGAGCGAGAGCGGACGCCGTCGCTCGATGTTCGTCGCGGCGTTCGGCACAGTCGTCGAATGGTACGACTTCTCGATCTTCTTCTACGTCGCCACGACGCTGACCGCCGAATTCTTCGGCGACCAGACCGACTCCCTGCTGCTCACCCTCGGAGTGGGAGCGGCCGGCTTCCTCTTCCGGCCTCTGGGCGCGATGGTCTTCGGCCACCTCGGCGATCGGATCGGACGGCGCTCCACGCTCATCATCTCCGCGGTCCTCATGGCCATCTCGATGCTCGGGATCGCAGTGATCCCGAACTATGAGACGATCGGCATCTGGGCGGGGGTCCTCATGGTCACCCTCCGGTGCCTGTCCGGGTTCTCCGTCGGCGCCGAATACACCGGCATCATGGTCTTCCTCATGGAATCGGCCGGACCGGGCAAGCGCGGACTCGCGGCCAGCTGGGCGGCGGCCAACAGTGAGGTCGGGGCCCTCCTGGCGGTCGGATCCGGCGCCTTGCTGGCCAATACCCTCAGCACCGAGGCGATGGATTCGTGGGGGTGGCGGCTGCTGTTCGTCCTCGGCGCCGTGCTCGCGATCCTCATGGTGCCGCTGCGGTCGATGATGGAGGAGACGGAGACCTTCAAACGGCTGCAGCAGGCGGAGAAGGAGAAGAAGGACACTGCACTCGAGCGTTCGCCGCTCATCACCGCGATCCTCGAGCAGCCGCGGGCGATCCTCGTCGCCTTCCTCATCTCCTCGATCGGCTCGGTCAGCTACTTCCTCAACATCACGTACGTGCCCACCTACATCGAAGAGGTCGCAAAGGTCCCGAACTCGGGGTCCCTGGCGTTGGGCACCGTGGCCGCCGTCGTCGCCATCGTCGTCACGCCGTTCTTCGGCCTGGCTTCGGACCGGTTCGGCCGCAAGCCCGCCCTGGCCGTACTCATGGCCGTCTTCGTGTTCACGATCATTCCCGCCTACGCTCTGTTGGGCGGCAGCTCCTCTGGTGGGGCGGTCTTCGGTGTTGCGTTCCTCGCGATCCCCGCAGCCGGATGGAGCGCGGTCGCCGCGGCCATGGTGCCCGAGCAGTTCACCGGTACGAGTCGGTTCTCCGGCATGGCCATCGGCTACAACGTCGCGACCGTCCTCTTCGGAGGGCTCTCACCGCTCATCGCCACGGCGCTGATGTCCTCCACGGGCATCAACCTGGCTCCGGCGATCTACGCGACCGTCGTCATCGTCGTCGCCGGTGTTCCTACGCTCTTCCTCGCCCGCAGCATGGGGAAGAAGACCCTCGCCGAGGTGGACGCGGACAGGCATCTCGTCCCCGCCTGA